Proteins encoded within one genomic window of Synechococcus sp. PCC 7335:
- a CDS encoding peptidylprolyl isomerase: MNLRKLKSLIKAACFSLLLSAMCLLTSVMPAQAIALNPVLAPVLAGLPPGNAITDGAALLRYALPIDNKEIRSIQGDLEEISEWLRSKRWGPMKKDVNKVERVLNRKRDAILASVPEDRQAQANQILDSLAGGLEPIREAIEAEDKEGVWTERKQLLDQVGELEELMVDGFPFEVPAEYDNLPQLKGRATVKFETTKGDVTVVADGYSAPVTAGNFVDLVNKKFYDDMPFIRAEDFYVLQTGDPEGPDAGYIDPETGEYRAIPMEILVKGDDEPIYGFTLEEIGQYMDEPVLPFNSYGSLALARPSNDNNGGSSQFFFFLFEAELTPAGRNMLDGRYAVFGYTIDGKEVLRSLSQDDKIISASVIDGLENLEQPG; the protein is encoded by the coding sequence ATGAATTTGCGAAAGCTTAAAAGTCTGATCAAAGCCGCTTGTTTTAGTCTGTTGCTATCCGCGATGTGTCTATTGACATCCGTGATGCCTGCACAGGCGATCGCGCTTAATCCGGTTCTAGCGCCTGTCCTAGCTGGGCTGCCGCCAGGAAATGCAATCACAGACGGTGCGGCTCTACTACGCTACGCTTTACCGATTGACAATAAGGAGATCCGGTCGATTCAAGGCGACTTAGAAGAGATTTCTGAATGGCTGCGCAGTAAGCGCTGGGGACCCATGAAGAAAGACGTTAATAAAGTAGAACGAGTACTCAATAGAAAGCGAGACGCGATTCTAGCTAGCGTGCCAGAAGATCGCCAAGCGCAGGCCAATCAGATTCTCGATAGTTTAGCAGGCGGACTAGAGCCTATTCGTGAAGCAATCGAGGCCGAAGACAAAGAAGGCGTTTGGACTGAGCGTAAGCAGCTGCTAGATCAAGTCGGCGAGCTAGAAGAGCTGATGGTAGACGGCTTTCCGTTTGAAGTGCCGGCTGAATATGATAATTTGCCCCAGCTTAAAGGTAGAGCGACGGTTAAGTTCGAGACGACTAAAGGCGATGTGACTGTTGTTGCAGATGGCTACAGCGCCCCGGTTACTGCTGGTAACTTTGTTGATCTAGTCAATAAGAAATTCTATGACGACATGCCATTTATCCGCGCTGAAGACTTTTATGTCTTGCAAACAGGCGATCCAGAAGGACCAGATGCGGGCTATATCGATCCAGAAACGGGCGAGTATCGGGCGATCCCCATGGAAATTCTGGTTAAAGGCGATGATGAACCGATCTATGGCTTCACGCTAGAGGAAATTGGTCAGTATATGGACGAGCCGGTTCTACCGTTCAACTCCTATGGCAGCTTGGCTCTTGCTAGACCTAGCAACGACAACAACGGTGGGTCTTCGCAGTTTTTCTTCTTCTTGTTTGAAGCGGAGCTAACCCCTGCAGGTCGCAATATGCTAGACGGACGCTATGCAGTCTTTGGCTATACAATCGATGGCAAAGAGGTCTTGCGATCGCTCAGCCAAGACGACAAAATTATCTCTGCTAGCGTGATTGACGGACTTGAAAACCTTGAACAGCCAGGTTAG
- the rpmF gene encoding 50S ribosomal protein L32, protein MAVPKKKTSKSKRDSRRATWNRKAAIQAQRALSLGKSVLTDQSNSFEYPSKDDEEDDE, encoded by the coding sequence ATGGCGGTTCCAAAGAAGAAAACTTCCAAATCCAAGCGGGACAGTCGTAGAGCTACCTGGAACCGCAAAGCAGCTATCCAAGCGCAGCGAGCGCTCTCTCTAGGTAAGTCTGTACTGACCGATCAATCTAACAGCTTTGAGTATCCTTCCAAAGACGATGAAGAGGATGATGAATAG
- a CDS encoding DUF433 domain-containing protein: MPSLLERITINPKQCGGRPCIRGMRIRVSDVLDLFAAGLSAGEILEEMPDLEADDLKASLSYASRKLNHPVLVA; the protein is encoded by the coding sequence ATGCCATCCTTACTTGAAAGAATTACTATTAACCCCAAGCAATGCGGTGGTCGCCCCTGTATTCGAGGGATGAGGATCCGAGTGTCAGATGTGTTGGATCTGTTCGCAGCAGGTCTTAGTGCAGGAGAGATTTTAGAGGAAATGCCCGATCTTGAAGCAGATGATTTGAAGGCGTCACTTTCGTATGCTTCGCGGAAACTTAACCATCCAGTTTTAGTGGCATGA
- the nrtS gene encoding nitrate/nitrite transporter NrtS translates to MQLTLAQQRCRTVAMRVALIVGTVLFTINHGQALVQDEMSPSRWFAALLTYCVPFMVSIHGQSSQRASRLS, encoded by the coding sequence ATGCAATTGACGCTGGCTCAGCAGCGGTGTCGTACCGTCGCCATGCGGGTTGCGTTAATTGTAGGGACAGTTCTCTTTACCATCAATCACGGTCAGGCTTTAGTGCAAGATGAAATGAGCCCTAGCCGCTGGTTTGCCGCCCTACTGACGTATTGTGTACCGTTCATGGTGAGCATCCATGGCCAGAGTAGCCAGCGGGCTAGCCGACTTTCTTAA
- a CDS encoding integron integrase: protein MRLKHFSLSTEKSYVYYIRDYILFHNKQHPKKMGASEIRAYLSHLATVRHVAASTQTVALSALLFLYRQVLGIELPYIDNIERAKRPQRLPVVFTRSEVMRILANLDGINHLVVSLLYGTGMRLMEGLRLRVKDIDFEYRHITVRDGKGKKDRHTLLPESVIQPLQHQLKKAKHLHEQDLAVGYGTVELPYALARKYPSAHKEWKWQFVFPSGKRSLDPRSKVVRRHHLYEQSVQRAVKKAIQKAEITKNGGCHTLRHSFATHLLEDGYDIRTVQELLGHKDVKTTMIYTHVLNKGGHGVQSPLDKEFA, encoded by the coding sequence ATCAGGCTGAAGCACTTTAGCTTGTCAACGGAAAAGTCGTACGTCTACTACATCCGCGACTACATTCTTTTTCATAACAAGCAGCATCCAAAGAAGATGGGAGCCTCTGAGATCAGAGCATATCTATCGCATTTAGCGACCGTCCGCCATGTTGCAGCCTCGACCCAAACCGTCGCTCTCAGCGCTTTACTGTTTCTCTATCGCCAGGTTTTAGGGATAGAGCTGCCATACATAGACAACATCGAACGAGCGAAGCGGCCTCAGCGTCTGCCAGTTGTCTTTACTCGCTCTGAGGTGATGCGAATCCTAGCCAATCTAGATGGAATCAATCACCTGGTTGTTAGTCTTCTATACGGTACGGGCATGCGACTGATGGAGGGCTTACGATTGCGGGTAAAGGACATTGACTTTGAGTACCGCCACATTACGGTGCGAGATGGCAAGGGCAAAAAAGATCGCCATACGCTGCTGCCAGAATCTGTAATACAGCCACTTCAGCACCAGCTCAAGAAAGCCAAGCATCTGCATGAACAAGATTTGGCAGTGGGATACGGCACTGTAGAGCTGCCCTATGCGTTGGCACGAAAATATCCTAGTGCGCACAAGGAGTGGAAATGGCAATTTGTGTTTCCTTCCGGGAAGCGGTCACTCGATCCAAGATCCAAAGTCGTTCGCAGGCACCATTTGTATGAGCAATCTGTCCAACGCGCTGTAAAGAAAGCAATACAGAAAGCTGAAATCACTAAAAACGGAGGCTGTCATACATTGCGGCACAGCTTTGCAACTCACTTGCTCGAAGATGGCTACGATATCCGTACGGTACAAGAACTACTTGGACACAAGGATGTGAAAACAACGATGATTTACACTCATGTCTTGAACAAAGGTGGACATGGTGTACAGAGTCCCCTGGACAAAGAGTTTGCATAA
- a CDS encoding DUF5615 family PIN-like protein, producing MTIWVDAHLSPAIATWITGTFGFKAIALRDLELRDAEDPEIFEAAKDQKAIVMTKDSDFVDLVERLGSPPQIIWLTCGNTSNAKLREILSETLPKALKILATGETLVEISGD from the coding sequence ATGACTATTTGGGTGGATGCACACCTGTCTCCAGCAATAGCGACTTGGATCACCGGCACGTTTGGGTTTAAAGCAATAGCCTTGCGCGATCTTGAGCTAAGAGATGCTGAAGACCCTGAAATCTTTGAGGCTGCAAAAGACCAAAAAGCTATTGTGATGACAAAAGACAGCGACTTTGTGGATCTGGTCGAGCGGTTGGGTTCGCCGCCACAAATTATTTGGTTGACTTGTGGCAATACCTCCAATGCGAAGTTACGCGAAATTCTGAGCGAGACGTTACCTAAAGCTTTGAAAATTTTAGCTACTGGCGAGACATTAGTAGAAATCAGTGGAGACTAG
- a CDS encoding ABC transporter ATP-binding protein translates to MASVLLKNITKIFPPEAATKAEARPRDIDRPVLENINLTIADGEFMVLVGPSGCGKSTLLRLISGLETLTGGEIWVGDRNVDALPPKQRDIAMVFQSYALYPHLSVYDNLAFGLRRARPTTTAQRPSLLSSALVSLTRRLPSALRYQSAAEQQISKRVHSVAKMLQIEALLTRLPKQLSGGQKQRVALGRAMARDPQVFLMDEPLSNLDAKLRTETRAQIVSLQKELGTTTIYVTHDQTEAMTMGDRIAVMNAGKIQQVDPPLALYRQPANRFVAAFIGSPPMNFLPVTVKAGQLVHPSFTVAVPDDWPLHTYNNQQITLGIRPEHIAVGQTPGAFPATVIQFEALGSETFAVVTLAQSAGSRNVDRAASQSLQVRISADLPIEQGSVLQLSFPTEKIHLFDDESGRAIFSETRSA, encoded by the coding sequence TTGGCTTCTGTTCTTCTTAAAAACATCACCAAGATCTTTCCACCAGAGGCTGCTACTAAGGCTGAAGCTCGCCCAAGAGATATTGATCGTCCTGTTCTAGAAAATATCAACTTAACGATTGCCGACGGTGAGTTCATGGTTCTAGTGGGACCCTCTGGCTGTGGAAAGAGTACGCTACTGCGGCTGATCTCAGGGCTTGAAACACTGACAGGCGGCGAGATTTGGGTAGGCGATCGCAACGTCGATGCGCTTCCCCCCAAGCAACGAGACATTGCCATGGTGTTTCAAAGCTACGCGCTCTATCCGCATCTCAGCGTTTACGACAATCTCGCCTTCGGGCTAAGACGGGCTCGGCCTACGACGACAGCTCAGCGCCCTAGCCTACTTTCTAGTGCCCTAGTTAGCCTCACTCGCAGACTTCCTAGCGCTCTACGCTATCAGTCCGCTGCCGAACAACAGATCTCAAAGAGAGTACACAGCGTCGCTAAAATGCTACAGATTGAAGCGTTACTCACTCGTCTCCCCAAACAGCTTTCTGGTGGACAAAAGCAAAGAGTTGCCCTGGGTAGAGCCATGGCCCGCGACCCACAAGTCTTTTTGATGGATGAGCCACTATCCAATCTAGATGCCAAGCTTCGCACAGAAACTAGAGCGCAGATTGTCAGTCTGCAAAAAGAGCTGGGAACGACCACTATCTACGTGACGCACGATCAAACTGAAGCAATGACAATGGGCGATCGCATTGCTGTGATGAACGCAGGCAAAATCCAGCAGGTCGATCCGCCACTAGCACTCTATCGTCAGCCAGCCAATCGTTTCGTTGCTGCCTTTATTGGTTCGCCGCCGATGAACTTTTTGCCAGTGACTGTCAAAGCGGGGCAGCTCGTTCACCCTAGTTTCACAGTCGCTGTCCCTGACGACTGGCCGCTACACACCTACAACAATCAGCAAATCACACTAGGCATTCGCCCGGAGCATATCGCAGTTGGTCAAACTCCCGGCGCGTTTCCAGCAACCGTCATACAGTTCGAAGCCTTGGGCAGTGAAACCTTCGCGGTAGTAACGCTAGCGCAGAGTGCAGGTAGTCGTAATGTGGACAGAGCCGCTAGTCAATCGCTGCAGGTAAGAATATCTGCCGATCTGCCAATTGAGCAGGGCAGCGTGCTACAGCTTAGCTTTCCGACTGAAAAAATTCATCTATTTGATGATGAGTCAGGTAGAGCTATCTTTTCAGAAACGAGGTCAGCATAA
- a CDS encoding Panacea domain-containing protein has translation MSCFDIADYFIWLANETGSFISNLKLQKLVYYAQAWHIALYDDPLFAEDFQAWVHGPVIPSLYQKYKTFGWQPILEDADPKLPEDVFQFLDEVAEEYFACDAYELEQMTHAEAPWDWARGDLPSDASSNEVIKKEWMKEYYGARVEED, from the coding sequence ATGTCCTGCTTTGACATAGCAGACTATTTTATTTGGCTAGCGAACGAAACTGGCTCCTTCATTAGTAACTTAAAGCTTCAAAAGCTTGTTTACTATGCTCAGGCTTGGCATATCGCACTCTATGACGATCCTCTCTTTGCAGAAGATTTTCAGGCTTGGGTGCATGGACCGGTCATCCCATCTTTATATCAAAAGTATAAGACCTTTGGATGGCAACCAATTCTGGAAGACGCTGATCCTAAGCTTCCTGAAGATGTTTTTCAATTCCTTGACGAAGTTGCGGAAGAGTACTTTGCTTGTGATGCCTATGAGCTAGAGCAAATGACTCATGCTGAAGCTCCCTGGGACTGGGCTAGAGGAGATTTACCCTCAGATGCGTCTTCCAATGAAGTCATCAAGAAAGAGTGGATGAAGGAGTACTACGGGGCACGTGTCGAAGAAGATTAA
- a CDS encoding AAA family ATPase, with the protein MVPKQLKLQNFLSYQEVVLDFAGLHVACVCGPNGAGKSSLLEAIAWCIWGQSRVSAEDDIVRQGSLEAQVSFCFEQGGQSYRIIRTRRRCQNSTLEFQIETAAGFRSLTQKGVRATQQYISQQLKIDYETFVNAAYLRQGRADEFMLKRPAERKQVLADLLGLGRYDQLSEQAKAQAKDYKAQIQPIALLVDQLSSQLETRAAIEQDYRQLQAQIDAGKAAQSLKIKALNQLRKHQEKRLHLQQQLALLDQEQRHQQDVLSTVGNALEQAQTQLSSIEQILKNAPTIQQQYEQLEELRRLEEEQSKQFQRYQRIQSKRLRYQQQHTQRVQTRQLRLAQIETQFSELTQQENSLQQSLEQKAEISRRLEALKVAKAQLRQFDITQAKSAPLRQRFQQLQGQIAQARTRLATRIEELGSRREQILTQQVQAPQLAESATEISHRLAYLEQRKKYQEAVREKGVERRSFMERLRESQRNCEVELGKLDQTLALLEDPDESHCPLCAQALEGANWQKLGDRVREQREDVQNQIWAIREQLAVSESEIQVLRQEYRALEAELASYSSFLEEKGQLKEKLASVDTWQGQLQEMGAERAQLERCLQENDYAEELQGELQRIEKQLAEISYDDRDHALVRSQVERLRWSELKHSELKQAERRLIQIQAQRSQLEVEAQSVHAAIEAADHHPTAKELKELDQQLAATRYSLSKHNQIRDELKQARQWESKYQRLQQAQMQHIEAARKVNLLSTDYATQTTKLKAVIEKVTTCTQQVFELRDVTGDIEALQAWLDSYRESRDQQLSTLGRLDQKLSQLDVVQEQHQAQQKKLADFQHRYLVYKSLADAFGRNGIQALMIENLLPQLEATTNQILGRLSHYQLHVRFVTQRTGRDKKKLIDTLDILIADAKGTRPYETYSGGEAFRVNFAIRLAIARLLALRSGTALQMLIVDEGFGTQDKAGCERLIAAIEAIAPDFACILTITHMPHFREAFQTRIDVYKDNDGSHILISE; encoded by the coding sequence ATGGTTCCAAAACAGCTAAAGCTCCAAAATTTCTTGAGCTACCAGGAGGTAGTGCTAGATTTTGCCGGACTGCATGTGGCTTGTGTGTGTGGGCCAAACGGAGCGGGAAAATCATCGCTGTTAGAGGCGATCGCCTGGTGTATCTGGGGACAGAGCCGCGTTAGCGCCGAGGACGATATTGTCCGTCAGGGTAGTCTAGAAGCTCAGGTCAGCTTTTGCTTCGAGCAAGGCGGACAAAGCTATCGAATTATTCGGACTCGCCGCCGTTGTCAAAATAGCACCTTAGAGTTTCAGATAGAAACGGCAGCAGGCTTTCGAAGCCTGACTCAAAAAGGCGTCCGTGCTACTCAACAATACATTTCTCAGCAGCTAAAGATAGACTACGAAACCTTTGTCAACGCTGCCTATCTACGTCAGGGTCGCGCTGACGAATTTATGCTGAAGCGCCCTGCTGAGAGAAAGCAGGTACTAGCTGATTTATTAGGGCTAGGCCGTTACGATCAGCTTTCTGAACAGGCTAAAGCCCAGGCCAAAGACTATAAGGCCCAAATTCAGCCGATAGCACTTTTGGTAGATCAGCTCTCGAGCCAGCTAGAGACCCGTGCTGCGATCGAGCAAGACTATCGTCAGCTACAAGCTCAGATCGACGCAGGAAAGGCAGCACAAAGTCTCAAAATAAAAGCGCTTAATCAGCTGAGAAAGCATCAAGAAAAGCGGCTTCACCTTCAGCAGCAGCTAGCGCTACTAGACCAAGAACAACGCCATCAACAGGATGTTCTAAGTACGGTAGGCAACGCCCTCGAACAAGCGCAGACTCAGCTATCTAGCATTGAGCAGATACTGAAGAATGCGCCCACCATTCAGCAGCAATATGAGCAGCTTGAGGAACTACGTAGGCTAGAGGAAGAACAGTCAAAGCAGTTTCAACGCTATCAGCGTATTCAATCTAAGCGACTACGCTATCAGCAGCAGCACACTCAGAGGGTGCAAACGCGTCAACTCCGCCTAGCTCAGATAGAGACTCAGTTCAGCGAACTGACGCAGCAAGAAAATTCGCTCCAACAATCGTTAGAGCAAAAAGCAGAAATATCGCGTCGCTTAGAAGCACTCAAAGTAGCTAAAGCGCAGCTCAGACAGTTTGATATAACACAGGCTAAAAGCGCGCCGCTGCGACAGCGCTTCCAACAACTTCAAGGTCAAATTGCTCAGGCTAGAACTCGTTTGGCTACTCGCATAGAAGAGTTAGGAAGTCGCCGGGAACAAATCTTGACTCAGCAGGTGCAAGCGCCCCAGCTGGCAGAAAGCGCGACGGAAATTTCTCATCGACTAGCGTATCTAGAACAAAGAAAGAAATATCAGGAGGCGGTACGAGAGAAGGGAGTAGAGCGGCGCAGTTTTATGGAAAGGCTACGCGAGAGCCAGCGAAACTGTGAGGTAGAACTTGGCAAACTCGATCAGACCCTAGCGTTACTAGAAGATCCAGACGAGTCCCACTGTCCACTGTGTGCCCAGGCCTTGGAAGGCGCAAACTGGCAAAAGCTAGGCGATCGCGTCCGAGAACAAAGAGAGGACGTCCAGAACCAAATCTGGGCTATTCGTGAACAGCTAGCGGTTTCAGAGAGCGAAATTCAAGTGCTGCGTCAGGAATATCGTGCTTTGGAAGCAGAATTAGCGAGCTACTCTTCTTTTCTAGAAGAAAAAGGACAGCTAAAGGAAAAGCTTGCTTCTGTAGATACTTGGCAAGGGCAGCTACAAGAGATGGGCGCAGAGCGGGCTCAGCTAGAGCGGTGCCTACAGGAAAACGACTACGCTGAAGAACTGCAGGGTGAGCTTCAACGGATCGAAAAGCAGCTAGCGGAGATTAGCTACGATGATCGCGATCATGCTTTAGTGCGATCACAAGTCGAAAGACTTCGCTGGAGTGAACTCAAGCATAGTGAGCTCAAGCAAGCCGAGCGTCGGTTGATACAGATTCAAGCCCAGCGATCGCAGCTAGAGGTAGAAGCTCAATCAGTCCACGCTGCTATAGAAGCAGCGGACCATCACCCTACTGCAAAGGAGCTAAAAGAATTAGACCAGCAGCTAGCAGCCACTCGCTATAGTCTGAGCAAACACAACCAGATTAGAGATGAACTGAAGCAAGCTAGACAGTGGGAAAGTAAATATCAGCGATTGCAGCAGGCACAGATGCAACATATCGAAGCTGCGCGCAAAGTTAACCTGCTAAGCACAGACTACGCTACCCAAACCACAAAGCTGAAGGCGGTTATAGAAAAAGTGACTACTTGTACTCAGCAGGTCTTTGAGCTACGAGATGTCACAGGAGATATTGAGGCACTACAGGCATGGCTAGATAGCTACCGAGAAAGCCGCGATCAGCAACTTTCTACGCTAGGTCGGCTTGATCAAAAGCTTTCTCAGCTAGACGTTGTCCAAGAACAGCATCAAGCACAACAGAAGAAACTAGCTGATTTTCAGCACCGGTATCTGGTCTATAAATCGCTAGCGGATGCCTTTGGCCGCAATGGTATTCAAGCGCTGATGATCGAGAATCTACTACCCCAGTTAGAAGCTACAACCAATCAGATTCTGGGTAGGTTGAGCCACTACCAGCTACATGTGCGGTTTGTGACGCAGCGGACCGGGCGGGACAAGAAAAAACTGATCGACACGCTAGACATTTTAATTGCTGATGCCAAAGGCACCCGGCCCTATGAAACTTACTCAGGCGGTGAGGCGTTTAGGGTAAACTTTGCGATTCGTTTAGCGATCGCTAGACTACTGGCCCTGCGGTCTGGCACAGCCCTACAGATGTTGATTGTCGATGAAGGTTTTGGCACTCAAGATAAAGCCGGATGTGAGCGACTAATTGCCGCGATAGAGGCGATCGCACCTGACTTTGCCTGCATTCTTACCATCACCCACATGCCGCACTTTCGCGAGGCCTTCCAGACCCGTATAGACGTGTACAAAGACAACGATGGCTCTCATATTCTGATTTCAGAATAG
- the thiL gene encoding thiamine-phosphate kinase: MAATDQSCDSSDIESQAEALAPTVADIGELALIERLKPYCATGAIGDDAATLNIRPNHKLVTTTDMLVEAVHFSDRTTPPYSVGWRAVAANLSDLAAMGAEPLAVTVGLGLPSDTPLSWVEALYQGMSDCLSTYGGEIVGGDLCRASCQTVSVTALGEVQPSQVICRNTAIPGMTVVVTGAHGASRAGLAVLLGELTLDEPIAPNGEIAAFVATWIKAHQEPVPRFDAIATLHQIIKDQMLATSDTYPVVAGMDSSDGLANALLQLSSSSGIGMNIGQSQIPLAAGLTAIVGAKTALDWALYGGEDFELVLCLPPSLAKVFTQTSLGIAIGTTTDTGTVYLCSASYGQEKRTPLSHQGFEHF; encoded by the coding sequence TTGGCAGCTACAGACCAAAGTTGCGATTCTTCTGACATCGAATCTCAAGCTGAAGCACTTGCCCCTACGGTCGCAGATATTGGTGAGCTAGCTCTCATCGAACGGCTAAAGCCATATTGTGCAACTGGGGCCATCGGTGACGATGCTGCGACTTTAAACATTCGGCCAAACCACAAGCTAGTGACTACGACTGATATGTTAGTCGAGGCCGTTCACTTTAGCGATCGCACAACCCCGCCTTATTCAGTTGGGTGGCGAGCGGTAGCGGCTAACCTATCTGATTTAGCCGCTATGGGCGCAGAGCCACTAGCAGTGACGGTTGGACTAGGTTTGCCTAGTGATACACCGCTGAGCTGGGTGGAAGCACTTTACCAGGGCATGTCGGACTGCTTAAGCACGTATGGTGGTGAGATTGTGGGCGGCGATCTTTGTCGCGCAAGCTGCCAGACAGTATCGGTTACAGCGTTAGGAGAAGTCCAGCCATCACAGGTGATTTGTCGAAATACGGCAATACCAGGAATGACAGTCGTAGTTACAGGTGCCCATGGAGCCTCTCGGGCTGGACTAGCGGTTTTGCTAGGTGAGCTGACCTTAGATGAACCAATAGCACCTAACGGAGAGATAGCCGCGTTCGTAGCCACCTGGATCAAGGCGCACCAGGAGCCAGTGCCTCGATTTGATGCGATCGCTACTCTTCACCAAATTATTAAAGATCAAATGCTAGCTACCTCTGATACTTATCCAGTAGTTGCGGGGATGGACAGCAGTGATGGCTTGGCCAATGCGCTATTGCAGCTGAGTAGCAGCAGCGGAATTGGGATGAATATTGGGCAATCACAAATCCCGCTTGCAGCTGGGCTGACTGCTATCGTCGGCGCTAAAACTGCCTTAGACTGGGCTCTCTATGGAGGAGAAGACTTTGAGCTCGTGCTATGCTTGCCACCGTCTCTAGCCAAGGTATTCACCCAGACCTCTCTTGGCATCGCCATTGGTACTACAACAGATACCGGCACCGTCTACCTATGTTCTGCATCATATGGTCAAGAGAAGCGCACCCCCCTTTCTCATCAAGGCTTTGAGCACTTCTAA
- a CDS encoding DUF29 domain-containing protein translates to MSKTYLTDFSSWINQTAQLLRERRWHEIDVPNLIEEVEDLGKSERRGIASQLTRLLLHLLKWQYQPQRRSDSWLDSITDARTQIELTIEDSPSLRSYTVEQLEGSYQRARRQAAKQTGMEISTFPEVCPYSLEVVLAENWLPES, encoded by the coding sequence ATGAGCAAGACATATTTAACGGATTTTAGTTCGTGGATTAACCAAACAGCTCAACTGTTACGTGAGCGTCGTTGGCATGAAATCGATGTACCAAATTTGATTGAAGAGGTTGAAGATTTGGGAAAAAGTGAACGGCGAGGGATTGCTAGCCAGCTAACTCGTCTTTTACTGCATCTGCTCAAGTGGCAATATCAACCTCAGCGCCGCTCAGATAGTTGGCTTGACTCTATCACTGATGCGCGTACTCAGATCGAATTGACGATTGAAGATAGTCCTAGCCTAAGGAGCTATACGGTAGAGCAACTTGAAGGGAGTTATCAACGTGCCCGTCGTCAAGCTGCCAAGCAAACGGGAATGGAAATTTCGACATTTCCAGAAGTGTGCCCATACTCTCTAGAAGTCGTCTTGGCAGAAAACTGGCTACCAGAGAGCTAA